Proteins from one Triticum aestivum cultivar Chinese Spring chromosome 7A, IWGSC CS RefSeq v2.1, whole genome shotgun sequence genomic window:
- the LOC123147350 gene encoding F-box protein At1g31080-like, with protein MEEAEKGDILERNTKPRLDDHPGPTAASLFTDDLILEILSRLPASSVHRFKCVSVPWRDLIADPANRMKLPQTLAGFLYITVHKSGHGHHFATAQQPRSTSPSLTCTIARTRA; from the coding sequence ATGGAGGAGGCGGAGAAGGGGGACATCCTCGAGCGGAACACCAAGCCGAGGCTGGACGACCATCCGGGGCCGACGGCGGCCAGCCTCTTCACCGATGATCTCATCCTGGAGATCCTCTCCCGCCTCCCGGCCAGCTCTGTGCACCGCTTCAAGTGCGTTTCCGTGCCCTGGCGCGACCTCATCGCCGACCCCGCCAACCGCATGAAGCTGCCCCAGACCCTCGCTGGCTTCCTCTACATAACCGTCCACAAGAGCGGGCATGGCCACCACTTCGCGACGGCGCAGCAGCCCCGTTCGACCTCTCCCTCCCTTACCTGCACCATAGCAAGGACGAGGGCATGA